One genomic region from Natrinema caseinilyticum encodes:
- a CDS encoding O-acetylhomoserine aminocarboxypropyltransferase/cysteine synthase family protein, with protein sequence MSDDSDSDGHRFATNSVHAGQEPDPTTGSRAPPIYQTTSYVFDDTDHAAALFGLEEFGNIYSRIMNPTNAMLEERIAALEGGVGALATSSGMAAFDLATFILAEVGDNIVSSSSLYGGTYTYLTHTVEKRGIETKFVETLDYDAYEEAIDDDTAFVHLETIGNPALVTPDIERIADIAHDHDVPLFVDNTFATPYLCRPLEHGADLVWNSTTKWIHGAGSTVGGILVDGGSFPWEEGDYPEITEPNPAYHGVNFRETFGDMAFALVARTRGLRDLGNQQAPFDAWTTLQKLESLPLRMEKHCENAMAVAEYLEDHSAVEWVNYPGLESHETHENATEYLEGGYGGMITFGLEGGYDAAETVCNEVELTSMLANVGDAKTLIIHPASTTHQQLTEEEKLASGVTDDLVRLSVGIEDVDDVIADLERAIEQAEA encoded by the coding sequence ATGAGCGACGATTCAGACTCTGACGGCCACCGATTCGCCACGAACAGCGTCCACGCCGGTCAGGAACCGGACCCGACCACCGGATCCCGCGCGCCGCCGATCTACCAGACCACGTCCTACGTGTTCGACGATACGGACCACGCGGCCGCGTTGTTCGGACTCGAGGAGTTCGGGAACATCTACTCGCGGATTATGAACCCGACCAACGCGATGTTAGAAGAGCGCATCGCGGCGCTCGAAGGCGGCGTCGGTGCGCTGGCCACGTCCTCCGGGATGGCCGCGTTCGACCTCGCGACGTTCATCCTCGCGGAGGTCGGCGACAACATCGTTTCCTCGTCGTCGCTGTACGGCGGGACCTACACCTACCTCACTCACACGGTCGAGAAGCGGGGTATCGAGACGAAGTTCGTCGAGACGCTCGACTACGACGCCTACGAGGAGGCGATCGACGACGACACCGCGTTCGTCCACCTCGAGACGATCGGCAACCCCGCGCTCGTCACCCCCGACATCGAACGGATCGCCGACATCGCCCACGACCACGACGTCCCGCTGTTCGTCGACAACACCTTCGCGACGCCGTACCTCTGCCGACCGCTCGAGCACGGCGCGGACCTCGTCTGGAACTCGACGACGAAGTGGATCCACGGCGCGGGCTCGACGGTCGGCGGGATCCTCGTCGACGGCGGCTCGTTCCCCTGGGAGGAGGGCGATTATCCCGAAATCACCGAACCGAACCCGGCCTACCACGGCGTCAACTTCCGCGAGACGTTCGGCGACATGGCCTTCGCGCTCGTCGCCCGCACGCGCGGCCTGCGCGACCTGGGGAACCAGCAAGCGCCCTTCGACGCCTGGACCACCCTGCAGAAACTCGAGTCGCTGCCCCTGCGGATGGAGAAACACTGCGAGAACGCGATGGCCGTCGCGGAATACCTGGAAGATCACTCGGCCGTCGAGTGGGTGAACTACCCCGGCCTCGAGAGCCACGAGACCCACGAGAACGCCACGGAGTACCTCGAGGGCGGCTACGGCGGCATGATAACTTTCGGGCTCGAGGGCGGTTACGACGCCGCGGAAACGGTCTGTAACGAGGTCGAACTCACCAGCATGCTGGCGAACGTCGGCGACGCGAAGACGCTGATCATCCACCCTGCGAGTACGACCCATCAGCAGCTCACCGAGGAGGAGAAGCTCGCGAGCGGCGTCACCGACGACCTCGTTCGCCTCTCGGTCGGGATCGAGGACGTCGACGACGTGATCGCCGACCTCGAGCGGGCGATAGAGCAGGCAGAGGCGTAA
- the hmgA gene encoding hydroxymethylglutaryl-CoA reductase (NADPH), whose protein sequence is MTDPEDIAERVRDGDLRLHELEDHADHDTAAEARRVLVERESGAELEAIGDYAFAAEQADPNIENMIGAAQVPMGIVGPVPVDGGAADGDHYLPLATTEGALLASVNRGLGVIRAAGGAEARVTKNGMTRAPVFRVDGVVEAAETVEWVGDNVEALREAAESTTSHGELLDVEPYVVGDSVFLRFAYDTKDAMGMNMATIATGTACELVESETPASLVALSGNLCSDKKPAAVNAVEGRGRSVTADVLVPGELVEERLHTTAEAIAEANTRKNLIGSAKAGSLGFNAHAANVVGAAFLATGQDEAQVVEAANTITTMDARRRDDGTSDLYASVSLASLEVGTVGGGTKLPTQAEALDILGLRGGGDPPGSNADALAEIFAVGALAGELSLLGALSSRHLASAHEDLGR, encoded by the coding sequence ATGACAGACCCCGAGGACATAGCCGAACGGGTGCGTGACGGCGACCTCAGACTGCACGAACTCGAGGACCACGCGGATCACGATACGGCGGCCGAAGCGCGGCGCGTACTCGTCGAACGCGAATCGGGTGCCGAACTCGAGGCGATCGGCGACTACGCGTTCGCCGCGGAGCAGGCGGACCCGAACATCGAGAACATGATCGGCGCCGCACAGGTTCCGATGGGCATCGTGGGCCCCGTTCCCGTCGACGGCGGCGCGGCCGACGGCGACCACTACCTGCCGCTCGCGACGACCGAGGGCGCGCTGCTGGCGTCGGTCAATCGCGGACTCGGCGTGATCCGCGCCGCGGGCGGCGCCGAGGCGCGCGTCACGAAAAACGGCATGACTCGCGCGCCCGTCTTTCGCGTCGACGGCGTCGTCGAGGCCGCCGAGACCGTCGAGTGGGTCGGGGACAACGTCGAGGCGCTGCGGGAGGCCGCCGAATCGACGACGAGCCACGGCGAACTGCTCGACGTCGAACCGTACGTCGTCGGCGACTCCGTCTTCCTGCGCTTCGCCTACGACACCAAGGACGCGATGGGAATGAACATGGCCACGATCGCCACCGGGACGGCCTGCGAACTCGTCGAGTCCGAAACCCCCGCGTCGCTCGTGGCGCTCTCGGGGAACCTCTGCTCGGACAAGAAACCCGCCGCGGTCAACGCCGTCGAGGGACGGGGCCGTTCCGTGACCGCGGACGTACTCGTGCCCGGCGAACTCGTCGAGGAACGCCTCCACACGACCGCCGAGGCCATCGCGGAGGCCAACACCCGCAAGAACCTGATCGGCAGCGCCAAAGCGGGCAGTCTCGGGTTCAACGCCCACGCCGCGAACGTCGTCGGCGCCGCCTTCCTCGCGACCGGCCAGGACGAAGCGCAGGTCGTCGAGGCCGCCAACACGATCACCACGATGGACGCGCGTCGACGCGACGACGGTACCAGCGATCTCTACGCCAGCGTCTCGCTCGCCTCGCTCGAGGTCGGCACCGTCGGCGGCGGGACCAAACTGCCGACCCAGGCCGAAGCGCTCGATATCCTCGGCCTCCGTGGCGGCGGCGATCCGCCGGGGTCGAACGCCGACGCGCTCGCCGAGATCTTCGCCGTCGGCGCGCTCGCCGGCGAACTCTCCCTGCTCGGCGCGCTCTCCTCGAGGCACCTCGCGAGCGCACACGAGGATCTCGGTCGCTGA
- a CDS encoding DUF7522 family protein: MPTGLLTSEAAEQIVATCRTAIGDSLRSVTYFTRDDYEQMYLREDLERDADLSTFIGHEWRGFKTTQTAYEGSELGAYEYTIRVFENGFLVRVTNDREGVFVTTDGLTVKDFEEVATALDSFLSEREIS, translated from the coding sequence ATGCCGACCGGGTTACTCACGTCGGAAGCGGCGGAACAGATCGTTGCGACCTGTCGGACGGCCATCGGTGACAGCCTCCGTTCGGTCACGTACTTCACGCGAGACGACTACGAGCAGATGTACCTCCGCGAGGACTTAGAGCGCGACGCGGACCTCTCGACGTTCATCGGCCACGAGTGGCGCGGGTTCAAGACCACCCAGACCGCCTACGAGGGGTCGGAACTCGGCGCGTACGAGTACACGATTCGGGTGTTCGAGAACGGCTTTCTGGTCCGCGTCACGAACGACCGCGAGGGCGTCTTCGTCACGACGGACGGTCTCACGGTCAAGGACTTCGAAGAAGTAGCGACGGCGCTCGACTCGTTCCTCAGCGAACGCGAGATTTCCTGA
- a CDS encoding RNA-guided endonuclease InsQ/TnpB family protein has product MEYRRTAVIKLDTPDGADPLLRETVEQFKHCANTASEWCWHGDDGYHVTSKAKAERALYDRLRDETDLTANLVQKGIRRAVEAVKSGVSRLERGENTSQPHFSADSAVYDKRSATFHRDHVSLSTVDGRVECDYILPDDSETPPTKYVSDEDFEFRMAHLQYRDGDWYLHASMRKVEADEESPESESKHRTVLGVDLGVNNLAVASTGRFWSADEFNHWRREYEKRRGSLQQCGSRHAHENIESVGQKEYGRFEIHLHTVANELIEEAVENDCSHIVFEDLTYIRENLPEATWQHVWAFRRLYEYVEYKAEAEGIEAVQVEPRNTSKRCSTCGFTHDDNRDGESFECQQCGYENHADYNASKNIGLQYLRRRQNADDGGAPVDVRLNRGTLNVSGEYVPPASVEA; this is encoded by the coding sequence GTGGAATACCGTCGCACCGCCGTCATTAAACTCGACACTCCCGACGGAGCCGACCCGCTCCTCCGAGAGACGGTCGAGCAGTTCAAACACTGCGCCAACACCGCGAGCGAGTGGTGCTGGCACGGCGACGACGGCTACCACGTCACCTCGAAAGCCAAAGCCGAACGCGCCCTCTACGACCGACTCCGCGACGAAACCGACCTGACTGCAAATCTTGTCCAAAAAGGGATTCGCAGGGCGGTCGAAGCCGTCAAAAGCGGAGTCTCGCGTCTCGAACGTGGGGAGAACACGTCGCAACCGCACTTTTCTGCCGACAGCGCGGTGTACGACAAGCGGAGTGCGACGTTCCACCGCGACCACGTATCACTGTCCACCGTAGACGGGCGCGTCGAGTGCGACTACATCCTCCCCGACGACTCGGAGACGCCACCGACCAAGTACGTCTCCGACGAGGACTTCGAGTTTCGGATGGCACACTTGCAGTACCGCGACGGTGACTGGTATCTCCACGCCTCGATGCGGAAAGTCGAAGCAGACGAGGAATCGCCCGAATCCGAGTCCAAGCACAGAACAGTCCTTGGTGTGGATTTGGGCGTGAACAACCTCGCCGTCGCTTCGACGGGGCGATTCTGGTCGGCAGACGAGTTCAACCATTGGCGTCGAGAGTACGAGAAACGTCGTGGGTCGCTTCAGCAGTGTGGCTCTCGCCACGCCCACGAGAACATCGAATCAGTTGGGCAGAAAGAGTACGGACGCTTCGAGATACACCTCCACACGGTGGCGAACGAACTTATCGAGGAAGCCGTCGAGAACGATTGCTCGCATATCGTGTTCGAGGACTTGACGTATATCCGTGAGAACCTTCCCGAAGCGACGTGGCAACATGTGTGGGCGTTCCGACGCCTCTACGAGTACGTCGAATACAAGGCCGAAGCAGAGGGTATCGAGGCCGTACAGGTTGAACCGCGCAACACGTCGAAGCGGTGTTCGACGTGTGGATTTACCCATGACGATAACCGTGACGGGGAGTCGTTTGAGTGTCAGCAGTGTGGGTACGAGAACCACGCGGACTACAACGCTTCCAAGAACATCGGTTTGCAGTATCTCCGTCGTCGGCAAAACGCAGACGATGGAGGCGCACCCGTAGATGTGCGCTTGAATCGCGGGACACTGAACGTGAGCGGGGAGTACGTGCCCCCTGCCTCTGTTGAGGCATAG
- a CDS encoding DUF5813 family protein, producing the protein MTDLPEPVERELESHDAFDRRDDGYALTTTVFETTVAAEDAEGNRDGRFRVTVFLPTLDAAVADEVVATVVEDGWYETLERRLGDVFDVAHTSTHDDPVVERDADEVRVRLEYTAWDAAEGVEDAKALIEFVEGTFAQGIVPGYEYRGPAATLLENAQSRGQRAADDDGGMPL; encoded by the coding sequence ATGACAGACCTTCCGGAACCAGTCGAACGCGAACTCGAGTCACACGACGCGTTCGACCGGCGCGACGACGGATACGCCCTCACGACGACCGTCTTCGAGACGACCGTCGCGGCCGAGGACGCGGAGGGGAACCGCGACGGTCGGTTCCGCGTCACCGTTTTCCTCCCGACCCTCGACGCGGCCGTGGCCGACGAGGTCGTCGCGACCGTCGTCGAAGATGGCTGGTACGAAACGCTCGAGCGCCGCCTGGGGGACGTCTTCGACGTCGCCCACACGAGTACGCACGACGATCCCGTCGTCGAACGCGACGCCGACGAAGTCCGGGTCCGTCTCGAGTACACCGCCTGGGACGCCGCTGAGGGCGTCGAGGACGCCAAAGCCCTGATCGAGTTCGTCGAAGGGACCTTCGCACAGGGAATCGTTCCCGGATACGAGTACCGCGGTCCGGCGGCGACCCTCCTCGAGAACGCACAGAGCCGAGGGCAACGGGCCGCAGACGACGATGGCGGGATGCCACTGTAG
- a CDS encoding LLM class flavin-dependent oxidoreductase: MDVGLIVTAYGDMDLADVAIRAEDHGYSAIWIGELWGANAVVQATEIACRTDEIRIGTAILNVYSRTPAVLAMTAASLEDVSDGRFTLGLGTSTKIAIEGLHGRSFDRPVRRAHETIELVRAFTAGDGEPVEYEGELLEASSFPSLDVSVPIYHAGLGPANRRVVGRLCDGWIPHNIPFSRLDEAFEEVAAAARERDRDPDEIAIAPYVPSAVSDDPDEARDTLRRHIAYYVGSGEGYRRAVASKFPDAADRVAEAWRGGDKGDAANAVTEEMLADLGVAGTPADAREQLRTLVDETGIDHPIVVVPDPASREVTETTIDALAPERL, encoded by the coding sequence ATGGACGTTGGACTCATCGTGACCGCGTACGGTGACATGGACCTCGCGGACGTCGCCATTCGTGCCGAAGACCACGGGTACAGTGCGATCTGGATCGGCGAACTCTGGGGTGCGAACGCCGTGGTTCAGGCGACCGAGATCGCCTGTCGAACCGACGAGATCCGCATCGGGACGGCGATCCTGAACGTCTATTCGCGCACCCCGGCCGTCCTCGCGATGACCGCAGCCTCCCTCGAGGACGTCTCCGACGGTCGGTTCACGCTCGGTCTCGGGACGAGCACGAAAATCGCCATCGAAGGCCTCCACGGACGGTCGTTCGATCGACCGGTCCGGCGCGCTCACGAGACGATCGAACTCGTCCGCGCGTTCACCGCCGGCGACGGCGAGCCGGTCGAGTACGAAGGCGAGTTACTCGAGGCGTCGTCGTTCCCGTCGCTCGACGTGTCCGTCCCGATCTACCACGCCGGCCTCGGACCGGCCAACCGCCGCGTCGTCGGCCGACTCTGTGACGGCTGGATTCCGCACAACATCCCCTTCTCGCGACTCGACGAGGCGTTCGAGGAGGTCGCAGCGGCCGCGCGGGAACGCGACCGGGATCCGGACGAGATCGCCATCGCACCGTACGTTCCGTCGGCGGTCAGCGACGACCCGGACGAGGCGCGCGATACCCTGCGCCGTCACATCGCCTACTACGTGGGAAGCGGCGAGGGCTACCGACGGGCGGTCGCGTCGAAGTTCCCGGACGCGGCCGACCGGGTCGCCGAGGCCTGGCGCGGCGGCGACAAGGGGGACGCCGCGAACGCGGTGACCGAGGAGATGCTCGCCGATCTCGGGGTCGCGGGAACGCCCGCGGACGCGCGCGAACAGCTCCGGACGCTGGTCGACGAGACGGGGATCGACCATCCGATCGTCGTCGTCCCCGACCCGGCCTCGCGGGAGGTGACCGAGACAACGATCGACGCGCTCGCACCCGAGCGGCTGTAG
- a CDS encoding sodium:calcium antiporter, translating into MIGIATLFGLAAAGTVVLWYGSVRLEDAANDIAVGYGLPTVVQGAVIAAVGSSMPELVSVLIATLVHGEFELGVGSIVGSAVFNLLAIPGIAVIIGGGIDTTRELVYKEALFYMLAVASLLLTFSLAVIYNPVTATDGLIRGDVSRPLALFPVALYGLYIFTQYLDVADEGRVVDTSVNLTRAWLWFGVGLVAIVIGVEGLVRSAVGLGEAFGTPAFLWGMTVVAAGSSLPDAFVSIAAAQADRPTVTIANVLGSNTFDLLICVPVGVLVAGTLTVNFAHIVPMMSFLVFATTVFFGISRTEMRLSRREAWTLLVLYVAFVCWLILESLGVVSVLEF; encoded by the coding sequence ATGATCGGTATCGCCACGCTGTTCGGCCTCGCCGCCGCCGGAACCGTGGTCCTCTGGTACGGCAGCGTCCGACTCGAGGACGCGGCGAACGACATCGCGGTCGGATACGGGTTGCCAACGGTCGTCCAGGGGGCCGTGATCGCCGCCGTGGGCTCGAGTATGCCGGAACTGGTGAGCGTCCTGATCGCGACCCTGGTCCACGGCGAGTTCGAACTCGGCGTGGGGTCGATCGTCGGCTCCGCGGTGTTCAATCTCCTCGCGATTCCGGGTATTGCGGTGATCATCGGCGGCGGTATCGATACGACTCGGGAACTGGTCTACAAAGAGGCGCTGTTTTACATGCTCGCGGTCGCGTCGCTGCTGTTGACGTTCTCGCTCGCGGTCATCTACAACCCGGTCACCGCGACCGACGGACTCATCCGCGGTGACGTTTCCCGACCGCTCGCGCTGTTTCCCGTCGCCCTGTACGGGCTCTACATCTTCACCCAGTATCTCGACGTCGCGGACGAAGGGCGCGTCGTGGACACGTCGGTCAATCTGACACGGGCCTGGCTCTGGTTCGGCGTCGGGCTCGTCGCGATCGTCATCGGGGTCGAAGGCCTCGTCCGGTCGGCGGTCGGTCTCGGGGAAGCGTTCGGAACGCCGGCGTTCCTCTGGGGGATGACGGTCGTCGCCGCCGGTTCGAGCCTGCCGGACGCGTTCGTCAGCATCGCGGCCGCACAGGCCGACCGGCCGACGGTCACGATCGCGAACGTTCTCGGGAGCAACACCTTCGACTTGCTCATCTGCGTGCCCGTCGGCGTTCTCGTCGCCGGCACGTTGACCGTGAACTTCGCGCACATCGTCCCGATGATGAGCTTTCTGGTCTTCGCGACCACCGTGTTCTTCGGCATTTCACGGACGGAAATGCGCCTCTCCCGACGCGAGGCGTGGACGTTACTGGTGCTGTACGTCGCGTTCGTCTGCTGGTTGATCCTCGAGAGCCTCGGCGTGGTCAGCGTCCTCGAGTTCTGA
- a CDS encoding DUF5817 domain-containing protein — translation MYAVVGCSECSNLWLIEGRSETTQCPRCGSRKAYEKRKKFVETDDAAHARDVRASMLANRQGEGDAFARLDSFADLEDDVADGVVDESEYLAESGLDVEEVKAAGERDPRGPTRNGSKTEIVKGSLEALDRPTEDEIVAYARERGVSAEYVRNALEKLTRRGVISESRGRYRLL, via the coding sequence ATGTACGCCGTCGTCGGCTGTAGCGAGTGCTCGAACCTCTGGCTCATCGAGGGGCGTTCGGAGACGACCCAGTGCCCCCGCTGTGGCTCGCGCAAAGCCTACGAGAAGCGAAAGAAGTTCGTCGAAACCGACGACGCGGCCCACGCTCGCGACGTCCGGGCCTCGATGCTCGCGAACCGCCAGGGCGAGGGCGACGCCTTCGCGAGGCTCGACTCCTTCGCCGACCTCGAGGACGACGTGGCCGACGGCGTCGTCGACGAGTCGGAGTACCTCGCGGAGTCCGGCCTGGACGTCGAGGAAGTGAAAGCGGCGGGTGAACGCGACCCGCGGGGCCCGACCCGTAACGGGAGCAAGACGGAAATCGTGAAAGGGTCGCTCGAGGCCTTAGACCGGCCGACCGAGGACGAAATCGTCGCGTACGCCCGAGAGCGCGGCGTGTCCGCCGAGTACGTCAGAAACGCGCTCGAGAAACTGACGCGGCGCGGGGTCATAAGCGAGAGCCGTGGTCGGTATCGGTTGCTGTGA
- a CDS encoding cupin domain-containing protein produces the protein MERVSRADLEPSEAADGVHLALMAGTESMNVQHFEIEPGAVVDEHSHPHEQTGYIVDGELTFIVDGAEVVCGPGDSYGIPGDQAHAAENRGDVTVRGVDIFSPPRENPSWRDD, from the coding sequence ATGGAACGCGTTTCCCGTGCTGACCTCGAGCCTTCGGAGGCCGCTGACGGCGTCCACCTGGCGCTGATGGCCGGGACCGAATCGATGAACGTCCAGCACTTCGAGATCGAACCCGGCGCAGTCGTCGACGAACACAGCCACCCCCACGAGCAGACGGGATACATCGTCGACGGCGAATTGACCTTCATCGTCGACGGAGCGGAGGTCGTCTGCGGACCCGGCGACTCCTACGGCATTCCGGGCGATCAGGCCCACGCCGCCGAGAACCGCGGGGACGTTACCGTTCGCGGTGTCGATATTTTTAGCCCGCCGCGAGAGAATCCGAGTTGGCGCGACGACTGA
- a CDS encoding DUF1611 domain-containing protein: MRVAILAHERFPERAKTALGVLRYADHDVVAVLDRTADGRRVSDFVPDVQDAPIVAGMAELEPDAVDALLIGIAPIGGGFDETWRTDVRTALEYGCDVISGLHYFLAEDEEFARLAAEHDCELRDVRDPPPDLTVSDGVAGDVDAEIVLTVGTDCSVGKMTTTMELARDARAAGYDAAVIPTGQTGIVIEGWGTPVDRVISDFTAGAVESMIREMGDDHDYLFVEGQGSIVHPAYSAVTCGILHGSMADRLVLCHEADRESIHGYESFSLPSIPTYVDLYERLAEPVAPSRVVAGAINTAGLEDAAAREAVDDYADALGAPATDVLRFGTDDLLEVLVR; encoded by the coding sequence ATGCGCGTCGCGATTCTCGCCCACGAGCGATTTCCCGAGCGGGCCAAGACCGCCCTCGGCGTTCTCCGGTACGCCGACCACGACGTCGTCGCCGTCCTCGATCGGACGGCCGACGGTCGTCGCGTTTCCGACTTCGTCCCGGACGTCCAGGACGCGCCGATCGTCGCCGGAATGGCCGAACTCGAGCCCGACGCCGTCGACGCCTTGCTGATCGGCATCGCTCCGATCGGCGGTGGCTTCGACGAAACCTGGCGGACCGACGTCCGGACGGCACTCGAGTACGGCTGCGACGTGATCTCGGGGCTGCACTATTTTCTGGCCGAGGACGAGGAATTCGCCCGGCTGGCCGCCGAACACGACTGCGAGCTGAGAGACGTCCGCGATCCGCCGCCGGACCTCACGGTCAGCGACGGTGTCGCGGGCGACGTCGACGCCGAAATCGTCCTCACCGTCGGCACCGACTGCTCGGTCGGCAAGATGACGACGACCATGGAACTCGCTCGCGATGCCCGCGCGGCCGGCTACGACGCCGCCGTGATCCCGACCGGCCAGACCGGTATCGTGATCGAGGGCTGGGGAACCCCGGTCGATCGCGTCATCAGTGACTTCACCGCCGGCGCGGTCGAGTCGATGATCAGAGAGATGGGGGACGATCACGACTACCTGTTCGTCGAGGGACAGGGAAGCATCGTCCATCCTGCGTATTCGGCGGTCACCTGTGGGATCCTCCACGGTTCCATGGCGGATCGACTCGTCCTCTGTCACGAGGCCGACCGCGAGTCGATTCACGGCTACGAATCGTTCTCGCTGCCGTCGATTCCGACGTACGTCGACCTCTACGAGCGCCTCGCAGAACCGGTCGCGCCGAGCCGCGTCGTCGCCGGCGCGATCAATACGGCCGGTCTCGAGGACGCGGCTGCCCGCGAAGCTGTCGACGACTACGCCGACGCGCTCGGCGCGCCCGCGACCGACGTCCTCCGCTTTGGCACCGACGACCTGCTCGAGGTGCTCGTCCGATGA
- a CDS encoding dipeptide epimerase, whose translation MTLETAFERRSLPLEYPFGIARGTTTETEAVLVRIADDDGTTGLGAASPSPHYGETAATVEAVLPDLLAVVEDVGDPHHLERIERELGETVGRNPSARAAVSIGIHDLVAKRFDVPLYRYWGLDPAETPETSYTIGLDDEETMRAKTETALERGHETLKVKLGTDRDLEIVRTIRSVAPDVRLFVDANEAWSPREALRKIDRLAEFDVAFVEQPVSADDPSGLKYVFDRSSLPIAADESCVTLADVPRIADRCDIANLKLMKCGGLLEAGRLIHAARAHGLEVMCGCMTESNASIAAACHLAPLLDYADLDGSLLLADDPVEGVPMPGGRIDLAGVDRPGTGAVLESAFD comes from the coding sequence ATGACCCTCGAGACCGCCTTCGAACGGCGCTCGCTCCCGCTCGAGTATCCGTTCGGGATCGCCCGCGGAACGACGACCGAAACCGAGGCCGTACTGGTACGCATCGCGGACGACGACGGAACGACCGGTCTCGGGGCCGCGTCGCCGTCCCCCCACTACGGGGAAACCGCTGCGACGGTCGAGGCCGTTCTGCCCGACCTGCTGGCGGTGGTCGAGGACGTCGGCGATCCCCACCACCTCGAACGCATCGAGCGCGAACTGGGCGAGACGGTCGGCCGGAATCCGAGCGCCCGCGCCGCGGTGAGCATCGGCATTCACGATCTCGTCGCGAAGCGGTTCGACGTCCCGCTCTACCGGTACTGGGGACTCGACCCCGCCGAGACGCCCGAGACCTCGTACACCATCGGCCTCGACGACGAGGAGACGATGCGTGCGAAAACCGAGACGGCACTCGAGCGCGGCCACGAGACGTTGAAGGTCAAACTCGGGACCGATCGCGACCTCGAGATCGTCAGGACGATCCGGTCGGTCGCGCCGGACGTCCGGCTGTTCGTCGACGCGAACGAGGCCTGGTCGCCTCGCGAGGCGCTCCGAAAGATCGATCGGCTCGCCGAGTTCGACGTCGCGTTCGTCGAGCAACCGGTTTCCGCCGACGATCCGAGCGGACTGAAATACGTTTTCGACCGCTCCTCGCTGCCGATCGCGGCCGACGAGTCCTGCGTGACGCTCGCGGACGTGCCCCGAATCGCGGACCGCTGTGACATCGCGAACCTGAAACTGATGAAATGCGGCGGCCTGCTCGAGGCCGGACGGTTGATCCACGCCGCCCGCGCACACGGCCTCGAGGTGATGTGTGGCTGCATGACCGAATCGAACGCCTCGATCGCGGCGGCCTGTCACCTCGCGCCGCTGCTGGATTACGCCGACCTCGATGGCTCCCTGCTTCTGGCCGACGATCCCGTCGAAGGCGTCCCGATGCCCGGCGGCCGGATCGATCTCGCCGGTGTCGACCGGCCGGGAACGGGCGCCGTCCTCGAGTCCGCGTTCGACTGA